From the genome of Castor canadensis chromosome 4, mCasCan1.hap1v2, whole genome shotgun sequence, one region includes:
- the Plcd4 gene encoding 1-phosphatidylinositol 4,5-bisphosphate phosphodiesterase delta-4 isoform X8, with protein MASLQDRLSTDQDLLLMQEGMMMRKVRSKNWKKLRHFRLQNDGMTVWHARQAGGRAKPTFSISDVERIRLGHDSELLRNLAEEFPLEQGFTIVFHGRRPNLDLIANSVEEAQSWMQGLQLLVDFVTNMDQQERLDQWLRDWFQRGDKNQDGRMSFQEVQRLLHLMNVEMDREYALSLFQAADVSQSDTLEGEEFVQFYKALTKRTEVQELFENFSSDGQKLTLLEFVDFLREEQKEQDRAPDLALELINRYEPSDSGRLRHVLSVDGFLSYLCSKDGSIFNPACLPIYQDMTQPMNHYFINSSHNTYLVADQLCGQSSIEGYIRALKRGCRCVEVDVWDGPSGEPVVYHGHTLTSRILFKDVLATVAQYAFQTSDYPLILSLENHCTWEQQETMARYLTEILGEQLLSTTVNGMPLNQLPSPEQLRGKILLKGKKLTTLEEDIEEEENEELQPELEREQGSEVELDPFLEPEPEPELEPELEPGHEPEPESEPQEPSSRSKDKQEKIAKPILCPALSALVVYLKSVSFYSFTHSKEHYHFYEISSFSEAKAKNLIKEAGNEFVQHNAWQLSRVYPSGLRTDSSNYNPQELWIAGCQMVAMNMQTAGLAMDICDGLFRQNGGCGYVLKPDFLRDTQSSFHPHRPISPFQGKRLLVQVISGQQLPKVDDTKERSIVDPLVKVEIFGIRADTTWKETSYVENNGFNPYWGQTLCFHVLVPELAVLRFVVKDYNWRPRHGFIGQFTLPWTCMQQGYRHIHLLSRDGISLHPASIFVYICIREDLGQEKS; from the exons ATGGCGTCACTTCAAGACA GGCTGTCCACTGATCAGGACCTGCTGCTGATGCAAGAAGGCATGATGATGCGCAAGGTGAGGTCCAAAAACTGGAAGAAGCTAAGACACTTCAGACTTCAGAACGATGGCATGACAGTCTGGCATGCGCGGCAGGCCGGGGGCAGAGCCAAGCCCACCT TCTCAATCTCTGATGTGGAGAGAATACGTTTGGGTCATGATTCTGAGTTGCTGCGCAACCTGGCAGAAGAGTTCCCCCTGGAGCAAGGCTTCACTATTGTCTTCCATGGCCGCCGCCCTAACCTCGACTTGATAGCCAACAGTGTTGAGGAAGCCCAGAGCTGGATGCAAGGACTTCAACTGTTGGTAGACTTTGTCACCAACATGGACCAACAGGAGCGACTGGACCA ATGGCTGAGGGATTGGTTTCAGCGTGGCGACAAAAATCAGGATGGTCGGATGAGTTTCCAAGAAGTTCAGCGGCTGCTGCATCTGATGAACGTGGAAATGGATCGAGAGTATGCCCTTAGTCTCTTTCAG GCAGCAGATGTGTCTCAGTCTGATACCCTGGAAGGAGAAGAATTTGTGCAGTTCTATAAGGCATTGACTAAGCGTACAGAAGTGCAAGAACTGTTTGAAAACTTTTCATCTGATGGGCAGAAGCTGACCCTGCTGGAATTTGTGGATTTCCTTCGAGAAGAGCAGAAAGAACAAGACCGGGCTCCTGATCTTGCTCTGGAACTCATCAACCGCTATGAGCCATCAGACAGTG GCAGACTGCGGCACGTGCTGAGCGTGGATGGCTTCCTCAGCTACCTCTGCTCAAAGGATGGAAGCATCTTCAACCCAGCTTGCCTTCCCATCTACCAAGATATGACACAACCTATGAACCACTACTTCATTAACTCTTCTCACAACACATACCTCGTGGCGGATCAGCTTTGTGGCCAGAGCAGCATCGAGGGATACATACG GGCCTTGAAGCGGGGGTGCCGCTGCGTGGAGGTGGATGTATGGGATGGACCTAGCGGGGAACCTGTTGTTTACCACGGCCACACCCTGACTTCCCGCATCCTGTTCAAAGATGTCTTGGCCACAGTAGCACAGTATGCTTTCCAG ACATCAGACTACCCACTCATCTTGTCCCTGGAGAACCACTGCACCTGGGAGCAACAGGAGACCATGGCGCGGTATCTGACTGAGATCCTGGGGGAGCAGCTGCTGAGCACCACTGTTAATGGCATGCCCTTGAATCAGCTGCCCTCGCCCGAG CAGCTTCGAGGGAAGATCTTGTTGAAGGGAAAGAAGTTAACAACACTTGAGGAGGATAttgaggaagaagagaatgagGAGCTACAACCTGAGCTGGAGAGAGAACAGGGGTCAGAGGTGGAGCTAGACCCCTTCTTGGAGCCTGAGCCTGAGCCTGAGCTTGAGCCTGAGCTTGAGCCTGGGCACGAGCCTGAGCCTGAGTCTGAGCCCCAGGAACCAAGTTCTCGGAGTAAGGACAAACAAGAGAAG ATAGCCAAGCCTATCTTGTGTCCAGCCCTCTCTGCCCTGGTTGTCTACTTGAAGTCTGTCTCATTCTACAGCTTCACTCATTCAAAGGAACACTACCATTTCTATGAGATATCATCCTTCTCTGAAGCCAAGGCCAAGAACCTCATCAAGGAGGCTG GCAACGAGTTTGTgcagcacaatgcctggcagtTAAGCCGTGTATATCCCAGCGGTCTGAGGACAGACTCATCCAACTACAACCCCCAGGAACTCTGGATTGCAGGCTGCCAGATGG TGGCTATGAATATGCAGACCGCAGGACTTGCAATGGACATCTGTGATGGGCTCTTCCGTCAGAATGGTGGCTGTGGCTACGTGCTGAAGCCAGACTTCCTGCGTGATACCCAGAGCTCCTTCCACCCCCACAGGCCCATCAGTCCTTTCCAGGGCAAGAGACTCTTAGTTCAG GTGATTAGTGGTCAGCAACTCCCCAAAGTGGACGACACCAAAGAGAGGTCCATTGTGGATCCACTGGTGAAAGTGGAGATCTTTGGCATTCGTGCAGATACAACCTGGAAAGAGACCAGCTATGTGGAGAACAACG GTTTTAATCCATACTGGGGGCAGACACTATGCTTTCATGTCCTAGTGCCCGAACTTGCTGTGTTGCGTTTTGTGGTAAAGGATTATAACTGGAGACCCCGACATGGCTTTATTGGTCAGTTCACTCTGCCATGGACCTGTATGCAACAAG GTTACCGTCACATACACCTGCTCTCCAGGGATGGTATCAGCCTCCACCCAGCTTCCATCTTTGTGTACATCTGCATCCGGGAAGACCTGGGGC
- the Plcd4 gene encoding 1-phosphatidylinositol 4,5-bisphosphate phosphodiesterase delta-4 isoform X1, producing the protein MASLQDTPAFPGPGLSTDQDLLLMQEGMMMRKVRSKNWKKLRHFRLQNDGMTVWHARQAGGRAKPTFSISDVERIRLGHDSELLRNLAEEFPLEQGFTIVFHGRRPNLDLIANSVEEAQSWMQGLQLLVDFVTNMDQQERLDQWLRDWFQRGDKNQDGRMSFQEVQRLLHLMNVEMDREYALSLFQAADVSQSDTLEGEEFVQFYKALTKRTEVQELFENFSSDGQKLTLLEFVDFLREEQKEQDRAPDLALELINRYEPSDSGRLRHVLSVDGFLSYLCSKDGSIFNPACLPIYQDMTQPMNHYFINSSHNTYLVADQLCGQSSIEGYIRALKRGCRCVEVDVWDGPSGEPVVYHGHTLTSRILFKDVLATVAQYAFQVTSDYPLILSLENHCTWEQQETMARYLTEILGEQLLSTTVNGMPLNQLPSPEQLRGKILLKGKKLTTLEEDIEEEENEELQPELEREQGSEVELDPFLEPEPEPELEPELEPGHEPEPESEPQEPSSRSKDKQEKVVKCPLSGLPICCQIMVQTPSFNPESLLLSKQIAKPILCPALSALVVYLKSVSFYSFTHSKEHYHFYEISSFSEAKAKNLIKEAGNEFVQHNAWQLSRVYPSGLRTDSSNYNPQELWIAGCQMVAMNMQTAGLAMDICDGLFRQNGGCGYVLKPDFLRDTQSSFHPHRPISPFQGKRLLVQVISGQQLPKVDDTKERSIVDPLVKVEIFGIRADTTWKETSYVENNGFNPYWGQTLCFHVLVPELAVLRFVVKDYNWRPRHGFIGQFTLPWTCMQQGYRHIHLLSRDGISLHPASIFVYICIREDLGQEKS; encoded by the exons ATGGCGTCACTTCAAGACA CCCCTGCTTTTCCTGGCCCAGGGCTGTCCACTGATCAGGACCTGCTGCTGATGCAAGAAGGCATGATGATGCGCAAGGTGAGGTCCAAAAACTGGAAGAAGCTAAGACACTTCAGACTTCAGAACGATGGCATGACAGTCTGGCATGCGCGGCAGGCCGGGGGCAGAGCCAAGCCCACCT TCTCAATCTCTGATGTGGAGAGAATACGTTTGGGTCATGATTCTGAGTTGCTGCGCAACCTGGCAGAAGAGTTCCCCCTGGAGCAAGGCTTCACTATTGTCTTCCATGGCCGCCGCCCTAACCTCGACTTGATAGCCAACAGTGTTGAGGAAGCCCAGAGCTGGATGCAAGGACTTCAACTGTTGGTAGACTTTGTCACCAACATGGACCAACAGGAGCGACTGGACCA ATGGCTGAGGGATTGGTTTCAGCGTGGCGACAAAAATCAGGATGGTCGGATGAGTTTCCAAGAAGTTCAGCGGCTGCTGCATCTGATGAACGTGGAAATGGATCGAGAGTATGCCCTTAGTCTCTTTCAG GCAGCAGATGTGTCTCAGTCTGATACCCTGGAAGGAGAAGAATTTGTGCAGTTCTATAAGGCATTGACTAAGCGTACAGAAGTGCAAGAACTGTTTGAAAACTTTTCATCTGATGGGCAGAAGCTGACCCTGCTGGAATTTGTGGATTTCCTTCGAGAAGAGCAGAAAGAACAAGACCGGGCTCCTGATCTTGCTCTGGAACTCATCAACCGCTATGAGCCATCAGACAGTG GCAGACTGCGGCACGTGCTGAGCGTGGATGGCTTCCTCAGCTACCTCTGCTCAAAGGATGGAAGCATCTTCAACCCAGCTTGCCTTCCCATCTACCAAGATATGACACAACCTATGAACCACTACTTCATTAACTCTTCTCACAACACATACCTCGTGGCGGATCAGCTTTGTGGCCAGAGCAGCATCGAGGGATACATACG GGCCTTGAAGCGGGGGTGCCGCTGCGTGGAGGTGGATGTATGGGATGGACCTAGCGGGGAACCTGTTGTTTACCACGGCCACACCCTGACTTCCCGCATCCTGTTCAAAGATGTCTTGGCCACAGTAGCACAGTATGCTTTCCAGGTA ACATCAGACTACCCACTCATCTTGTCCCTGGAGAACCACTGCACCTGGGAGCAACAGGAGACCATGGCGCGGTATCTGACTGAGATCCTGGGGGAGCAGCTGCTGAGCACCACTGTTAATGGCATGCCCTTGAATCAGCTGCCCTCGCCCGAG CAGCTTCGAGGGAAGATCTTGTTGAAGGGAAAGAAGTTAACAACACTTGAGGAGGATAttgaggaagaagagaatgagGAGCTACAACCTGAGCTGGAGAGAGAACAGGGGTCAGAGGTGGAGCTAGACCCCTTCTTGGAGCCTGAGCCTGAGCCTGAGCTTGAGCCTGAGCTTGAGCCTGGGCACGAGCCTGAGCCTGAGTCTGAGCCCCAGGAACCAAGTTCTCGGAGTAAGGACAAACAAGAGAAG GTTGTGAAGTGCCCGCTGTCTGGTCTGCCTATTTGTTGTCAGATTATGGTCCAAACTCCTAGTTTCAATCCTGAGTCCCTTCTCTTATCCAAGCAG ATAGCCAAGCCTATCTTGTGTCCAGCCCTCTCTGCCCTGGTTGTCTACTTGAAGTCTGTCTCATTCTACAGCTTCACTCATTCAAAGGAACACTACCATTTCTATGAGATATCATCCTTCTCTGAAGCCAAGGCCAAGAACCTCATCAAGGAGGCTG GCAACGAGTTTGTgcagcacaatgcctggcagtTAAGCCGTGTATATCCCAGCGGTCTGAGGACAGACTCATCCAACTACAACCCCCAGGAACTCTGGATTGCAGGCTGCCAGATGG TGGCTATGAATATGCAGACCGCAGGACTTGCAATGGACATCTGTGATGGGCTCTTCCGTCAGAATGGTGGCTGTGGCTACGTGCTGAAGCCAGACTTCCTGCGTGATACCCAGAGCTCCTTCCACCCCCACAGGCCCATCAGTCCTTTCCAGGGCAAGAGACTCTTAGTTCAG GTGATTAGTGGTCAGCAACTCCCCAAAGTGGACGACACCAAAGAGAGGTCCATTGTGGATCCACTGGTGAAAGTGGAGATCTTTGGCATTCGTGCAGATACAACCTGGAAAGAGACCAGCTATGTGGAGAACAACG GTTTTAATCCATACTGGGGGCAGACACTATGCTTTCATGTCCTAGTGCCCGAACTTGCTGTGTTGCGTTTTGTGGTAAAGGATTATAACTGGAGACCCCGACATGGCTTTATTGGTCAGTTCACTCTGCCATGGACCTGTATGCAACAAG GTTACCGTCACATACACCTGCTCTCCAGGGATGGTATCAGCCTCCACCCAGCTTCCATCTTTGTGTACATCTGCATCCGGGAAGACCTGGGGC
- the Plcd4 gene encoding 1-phosphatidylinositol 4,5-bisphosphate phosphodiesterase delta-4 isoform X6 translates to MASLQDTPAFPGPGLSTDQDLLLMQEGMMMRKVRSKNWKKLRHFRLQNDGMTVWHARQAGGRAKPTFSISDVERIRLGHDSELLRNLAEEFPLEQGFTIVFHGRRPNLDLIANSVEEAQSWMQGLQLLVDFVTNMDQQERLDQWLRDWFQRGDKNQDGRMSFQEVQRLLHLMNVEMDREYALSLFQAADVSQSDTLEGEEFVQFYKALTKRTEVQELFENFSSDGQKLTLLEFVDFLREEQKEQDRAPDLALELINRYEPSDSGRLRHVLSVDGFLSYLCSKDGSIFNPACLPIYQDMTQPMNHYFINSSHNTYLVADQLCGQSSIEGYIRALKRGCRCVEVDVWDGPSGEPVVYHGHTLTSRILFKDVLATVAQYAFQVTSDYPLILSLENHCTWEQQETMARYLTEILGEQLLSTTVNGMPLNQLPSPEQLRGKILLKGKKLTTLEEDIEEEENEELQPELEREQGSEVELDPFLEPEPEPELEPELEPGHEPEPESEPQEPSSRSKDKQEKIAKPILCPALSALVVYLKSVSFYSFTHSKEHYHFYEISSFSEAKAKNLIKEAGNEFVQHNAWQLSRVYPSGLRTDSSNYNPQELWIAGCQMVAMNMQTAGLAMDICDGLFRQNGGCGYVLKPDFLRDTQSSFHPHRPISPFQGKRLLVQVISGQQLPKVDDTKERSIVDPLVKVEIFGIRADTTWKETSYVENNGFNPYWGQTLCFHVLVPELAVLRFVVKDYNWRPRHGFIGQFTLPWTCMQQGYRHIHLLSRDGISLHPASIFVYICIREDLGQEKS, encoded by the exons ATGGCGTCACTTCAAGACA CCCCTGCTTTTCCTGGCCCAGGGCTGTCCACTGATCAGGACCTGCTGCTGATGCAAGAAGGCATGATGATGCGCAAGGTGAGGTCCAAAAACTGGAAGAAGCTAAGACACTTCAGACTTCAGAACGATGGCATGACAGTCTGGCATGCGCGGCAGGCCGGGGGCAGAGCCAAGCCCACCT TCTCAATCTCTGATGTGGAGAGAATACGTTTGGGTCATGATTCTGAGTTGCTGCGCAACCTGGCAGAAGAGTTCCCCCTGGAGCAAGGCTTCACTATTGTCTTCCATGGCCGCCGCCCTAACCTCGACTTGATAGCCAACAGTGTTGAGGAAGCCCAGAGCTGGATGCAAGGACTTCAACTGTTGGTAGACTTTGTCACCAACATGGACCAACAGGAGCGACTGGACCA ATGGCTGAGGGATTGGTTTCAGCGTGGCGACAAAAATCAGGATGGTCGGATGAGTTTCCAAGAAGTTCAGCGGCTGCTGCATCTGATGAACGTGGAAATGGATCGAGAGTATGCCCTTAGTCTCTTTCAG GCAGCAGATGTGTCTCAGTCTGATACCCTGGAAGGAGAAGAATTTGTGCAGTTCTATAAGGCATTGACTAAGCGTACAGAAGTGCAAGAACTGTTTGAAAACTTTTCATCTGATGGGCAGAAGCTGACCCTGCTGGAATTTGTGGATTTCCTTCGAGAAGAGCAGAAAGAACAAGACCGGGCTCCTGATCTTGCTCTGGAACTCATCAACCGCTATGAGCCATCAGACAGTG GCAGACTGCGGCACGTGCTGAGCGTGGATGGCTTCCTCAGCTACCTCTGCTCAAAGGATGGAAGCATCTTCAACCCAGCTTGCCTTCCCATCTACCAAGATATGACACAACCTATGAACCACTACTTCATTAACTCTTCTCACAACACATACCTCGTGGCGGATCAGCTTTGTGGCCAGAGCAGCATCGAGGGATACATACG GGCCTTGAAGCGGGGGTGCCGCTGCGTGGAGGTGGATGTATGGGATGGACCTAGCGGGGAACCTGTTGTTTACCACGGCCACACCCTGACTTCCCGCATCCTGTTCAAAGATGTCTTGGCCACAGTAGCACAGTATGCTTTCCAGGTA ACATCAGACTACCCACTCATCTTGTCCCTGGAGAACCACTGCACCTGGGAGCAACAGGAGACCATGGCGCGGTATCTGACTGAGATCCTGGGGGAGCAGCTGCTGAGCACCACTGTTAATGGCATGCCCTTGAATCAGCTGCCCTCGCCCGAG CAGCTTCGAGGGAAGATCTTGTTGAAGGGAAAGAAGTTAACAACACTTGAGGAGGATAttgaggaagaagagaatgagGAGCTACAACCTGAGCTGGAGAGAGAACAGGGGTCAGAGGTGGAGCTAGACCCCTTCTTGGAGCCTGAGCCTGAGCCTGAGCTTGAGCCTGAGCTTGAGCCTGGGCACGAGCCTGAGCCTGAGTCTGAGCCCCAGGAACCAAGTTCTCGGAGTAAGGACAAACAAGAGAAG ATAGCCAAGCCTATCTTGTGTCCAGCCCTCTCTGCCCTGGTTGTCTACTTGAAGTCTGTCTCATTCTACAGCTTCACTCATTCAAAGGAACACTACCATTTCTATGAGATATCATCCTTCTCTGAAGCCAAGGCCAAGAACCTCATCAAGGAGGCTG GCAACGAGTTTGTgcagcacaatgcctggcagtTAAGCCGTGTATATCCCAGCGGTCTGAGGACAGACTCATCCAACTACAACCCCCAGGAACTCTGGATTGCAGGCTGCCAGATGG TGGCTATGAATATGCAGACCGCAGGACTTGCAATGGACATCTGTGATGGGCTCTTCCGTCAGAATGGTGGCTGTGGCTACGTGCTGAAGCCAGACTTCCTGCGTGATACCCAGAGCTCCTTCCACCCCCACAGGCCCATCAGTCCTTTCCAGGGCAAGAGACTCTTAGTTCAG GTGATTAGTGGTCAGCAACTCCCCAAAGTGGACGACACCAAAGAGAGGTCCATTGTGGATCCACTGGTGAAAGTGGAGATCTTTGGCATTCGTGCAGATACAACCTGGAAAGAGACCAGCTATGTGGAGAACAACG GTTTTAATCCATACTGGGGGCAGACACTATGCTTTCATGTCCTAGTGCCCGAACTTGCTGTGTTGCGTTTTGTGGTAAAGGATTATAACTGGAGACCCCGACATGGCTTTATTGGTCAGTTCACTCTGCCATGGACCTGTATGCAACAAG GTTACCGTCACATACACCTGCTCTCCAGGGATGGTATCAGCCTCCACCCAGCTTCCATCTTTGTGTACATCTGCATCCGGGAAGACCTGGGGC
- the Plcd4 gene encoding 1-phosphatidylinositol 4,5-bisphosphate phosphodiesterase delta-4 isoform X5, giving the protein MASLQDTPAFPGPGLSTDQDLLLMQEGMMMRKVRSKNWKKLRHFRLQNDGMTVWHARQAGGRAKPTFSISDVERIRLGHDSELLRNLAEEFPLEQGFTIVFHGRRPNLDLIANSVEEAQSWMQGLQLLVDFVTNMDQQERLDQWLRDWFQRGDKNQDGRMSFQEVQRLLHLMNVEMDREYALSLFQAADVSQSDTLEGEEFVQFYKALTKRTEVQELFENFSSDGQKLTLLEFVDFLREEQKEQDRAPDLALELINRYEPSDSGRLRHVLSVDGFLSYLCSKDGSIFNPACLPIYQDMTQPMNHYFINSSHNTYLVADQLCGQSSIEGYIRALKRGCRCVEVDVWDGPSGEPVVYHGHTLTSRILFKDVLATVAQYAFQVTSDYPLILSLENHCTWEQQETMARYLTEILGEQLLSTTVNGMPLNQLPSPEQLRGKILLKGKKLTTLEEDIEEEENEELQPELEREQGSEVELDPFLEPEPEPELEPELEPGHEPEPESEPQEPSSRSKDKQEKVVKCPLSGLPICCQIMVQTPSFNPESLLLSKQIAKPILCPALSALVVYLKSVSFYSFTHSKEHYHFYEISSFSEAKAKNLIKEAGNEFVQHNAWQLSRVYPSGLRTDSSNYNPQELWIAGCQMVAMNMQTAGLAMDICDGLFRQNGGCGYVLKPDFLRDTQSSFHPHRPISPFQGKRLLVQVISGQQLPKVDDTKERSIVDPLVKVEIFGIRADTTWKETSYVENNGFNPYWGQTLCFHVLVPELAVLRFVVKDYNWRPRHGFIGYRHIHLLSRDGISLHPASIFVYICIREDLGQEKS; this is encoded by the exons ATGGCGTCACTTCAAGACA CCCCTGCTTTTCCTGGCCCAGGGCTGTCCACTGATCAGGACCTGCTGCTGATGCAAGAAGGCATGATGATGCGCAAGGTGAGGTCCAAAAACTGGAAGAAGCTAAGACACTTCAGACTTCAGAACGATGGCATGACAGTCTGGCATGCGCGGCAGGCCGGGGGCAGAGCCAAGCCCACCT TCTCAATCTCTGATGTGGAGAGAATACGTTTGGGTCATGATTCTGAGTTGCTGCGCAACCTGGCAGAAGAGTTCCCCCTGGAGCAAGGCTTCACTATTGTCTTCCATGGCCGCCGCCCTAACCTCGACTTGATAGCCAACAGTGTTGAGGAAGCCCAGAGCTGGATGCAAGGACTTCAACTGTTGGTAGACTTTGTCACCAACATGGACCAACAGGAGCGACTGGACCA ATGGCTGAGGGATTGGTTTCAGCGTGGCGACAAAAATCAGGATGGTCGGATGAGTTTCCAAGAAGTTCAGCGGCTGCTGCATCTGATGAACGTGGAAATGGATCGAGAGTATGCCCTTAGTCTCTTTCAG GCAGCAGATGTGTCTCAGTCTGATACCCTGGAAGGAGAAGAATTTGTGCAGTTCTATAAGGCATTGACTAAGCGTACAGAAGTGCAAGAACTGTTTGAAAACTTTTCATCTGATGGGCAGAAGCTGACCCTGCTGGAATTTGTGGATTTCCTTCGAGAAGAGCAGAAAGAACAAGACCGGGCTCCTGATCTTGCTCTGGAACTCATCAACCGCTATGAGCCATCAGACAGTG GCAGACTGCGGCACGTGCTGAGCGTGGATGGCTTCCTCAGCTACCTCTGCTCAAAGGATGGAAGCATCTTCAACCCAGCTTGCCTTCCCATCTACCAAGATATGACACAACCTATGAACCACTACTTCATTAACTCTTCTCACAACACATACCTCGTGGCGGATCAGCTTTGTGGCCAGAGCAGCATCGAGGGATACATACG GGCCTTGAAGCGGGGGTGCCGCTGCGTGGAGGTGGATGTATGGGATGGACCTAGCGGGGAACCTGTTGTTTACCACGGCCACACCCTGACTTCCCGCATCCTGTTCAAAGATGTCTTGGCCACAGTAGCACAGTATGCTTTCCAGGTA ACATCAGACTACCCACTCATCTTGTCCCTGGAGAACCACTGCACCTGGGAGCAACAGGAGACCATGGCGCGGTATCTGACTGAGATCCTGGGGGAGCAGCTGCTGAGCACCACTGTTAATGGCATGCCCTTGAATCAGCTGCCCTCGCCCGAG CAGCTTCGAGGGAAGATCTTGTTGAAGGGAAAGAAGTTAACAACACTTGAGGAGGATAttgaggaagaagagaatgagGAGCTACAACCTGAGCTGGAGAGAGAACAGGGGTCAGAGGTGGAGCTAGACCCCTTCTTGGAGCCTGAGCCTGAGCCTGAGCTTGAGCCTGAGCTTGAGCCTGGGCACGAGCCTGAGCCTGAGTCTGAGCCCCAGGAACCAAGTTCTCGGAGTAAGGACAAACAAGAGAAG GTTGTGAAGTGCCCGCTGTCTGGTCTGCCTATTTGTTGTCAGATTATGGTCCAAACTCCTAGTTTCAATCCTGAGTCCCTTCTCTTATCCAAGCAG ATAGCCAAGCCTATCTTGTGTCCAGCCCTCTCTGCCCTGGTTGTCTACTTGAAGTCTGTCTCATTCTACAGCTTCACTCATTCAAAGGAACACTACCATTTCTATGAGATATCATCCTTCTCTGAAGCCAAGGCCAAGAACCTCATCAAGGAGGCTG GCAACGAGTTTGTgcagcacaatgcctggcagtTAAGCCGTGTATATCCCAGCGGTCTGAGGACAGACTCATCCAACTACAACCCCCAGGAACTCTGGATTGCAGGCTGCCAGATGG TGGCTATGAATATGCAGACCGCAGGACTTGCAATGGACATCTGTGATGGGCTCTTCCGTCAGAATGGTGGCTGTGGCTACGTGCTGAAGCCAGACTTCCTGCGTGATACCCAGAGCTCCTTCCACCCCCACAGGCCCATCAGTCCTTTCCAGGGCAAGAGACTCTTAGTTCAG GTGATTAGTGGTCAGCAACTCCCCAAAGTGGACGACACCAAAGAGAGGTCCATTGTGGATCCACTGGTGAAAGTGGAGATCTTTGGCATTCGTGCAGATACAACCTGGAAAGAGACCAGCTATGTGGAGAACAACG GTTTTAATCCATACTGGGGGCAGACACTATGCTTTCATGTCCTAGTGCCCGAACTTGCTGTGTTGCGTTTTGTGGTAAAGGATTATAACTGGAGACCCCGACATGGCTTTATTG GTTACCGTCACATACACCTGCTCTCCAGGGATGGTATCAGCCTCCACCCAGCTTCCATCTTTGTGTACATCTGCATCCGGGAAGACCTGGGGC